In Paramormyrops kingsleyae isolate MSU_618 chromosome 5, PKINGS_0.4, whole genome shotgun sequence, one DNA window encodes the following:
- the cby1 gene encoding protein chibby homolog 1, translated as MPLFGNTFSPKKTPPRKSASLSNLHTLDRSTREIELGLEYGAPVINLGDQSLKFEEGQWISESGGSVSGREMQRLKKRNLQLEEENNLLRLKVDILLDMLSETTAESHLMEKELEEVKTQNRRKK; from the exons ATGCCTCTGTTCGGCAACACCTTCAGCCCTAAGAAGACCCCTCCTCGGAAGTCCGCCTCTTTGTCCAATCTGCACACA CTGGACCGGTCCACCAGGGAGATAGAATTAGGTCTGGAGTATGGTGCCCCTGTAATCAACCTTGGTGACCAGAGTTTGAAGTTCGAGGAGGGACAGTGGATCTCAG AGTCCGGAGGCAGTGTGTCAGGGAGGGAAATGCAGAGGCTGAAGAAGCGCAAcctgcagctggaggaggagaacAACCTGCTGAGGCTGAAGGTCGACATCCTGCTGGACATG CTGTCTGAAACCACAGCTGAGTCTCACCTAATGGAGAAGGAACTTGAAGAGGTGAAGACTCAAAATCGGCGGAAGAAGTGA